A genomic region of Raphanus sativus cultivar WK10039 chromosome 6, ASM80110v3, whole genome shotgun sequence contains the following coding sequences:
- the LOC130495745 gene encoding uncharacterized protein LOC130495745: MALNKPGPVTGAEYEAIQEIWGVLYEAIIDYPNGDTPKNVRPGYCGAFMCHFRDGIMSFPIPSFLLEILADLGLVFTQITPTFLQYVLTTFVWAREEGLEFGLAELKQLYTLKRSRSFISGIPNKDVNWTDKLFVFKIDPVTVGDFDFSWIPTKWNENVGVKRVEPPAEPSDANSDSVPPKRARGTPERRVLRSSSQAGSPVVLAKPVSVVPPAHSDQPESRVPGETSGDPSPSSSEPSKQDPGEGTSRLRPINLPPGSPKTFSYDVNVPILENPEQLASIWRKLRNPSCELPLLEQMRGGDAYVQMAVANAKAMEASNEYAALMEERLANFPTREELDGQLTLIQHLRSKLSASQASEQQRAKEVEDLKVLLTANTAEKVALEEEKVALEGDLESLKAKFKRDAELRDKAARRKKRAACRLVAKGYDAALYTARGTIRRRKAESAAKIRLQEVRAKIEALTEYGEDGFELEEELDRLKGLETSMEIDYGLAVVSDDSLRGLDLPQVSDDSVNLGG, from the exons ATGGCACTAAACAAACCGGGCCCGGTTACTGGAGCCGAATACGAGGCCATCCAAGAAATTTGGGGAGTTCTGTACGAAGCTATCATCGATTATCCGAATGGGGATACTCCGAAGAATGTGAGACCGGGATACTGTGGAGCCTTCATGTGTCATTTTCGTGATGGCATCATGTCGTTTCCTATTCCTTCGTTCCTACTTGAGATTCTAGCGGATCTGGGATTGGTGTTTACCCAGATTACTCCGACCTTCTTGCAATATGTCTTGACGACGTTTGTTTGGGCTAGAGAGGAAGGGCTGGAGTTTGGTTTAGCCGAGTTAAAGCAACTTTATACTCTCAAGCGAA GCCGCTCGTTTATTAGCGGCATTCCCAATAAAGACGTTAACTGGACGGACAAGCTTTTTGTCTTTAAGATCGATCCAGTGACGGTTGGGGATTTTGACTTTTCTTGGATCCCGACGAAGTGGAACGAAAATGTTG GGGTGAAAAGGGTGGAGCCTCCTGCGGAACCTTCAGATGCTAATTCTGACTCCGTGCCCCCGAAACGGGCTCGGGGGACTCCGGAAAGACGGGTACTTCGATCAAGTTCCCAGGCTGGGTCTCCGGTTGTTCTGGCTAAACCGGTCTCTGTGGTTCCCCCAGCTCACAGCGACCAACCGGAGTCTCGAGTTCCAGGTGAG ACTTCTGGAGATCCCAGCCCATCGAGCTCGGAGCCTTCGAAGCAAGACCCGGGAGAAGGTACTTCACGGCTTAGGCCTATTAATCTCCCTCCTGGCTCCCCGAAGACGTTTTCGTACGACGTCAATGTTCCGATTCTGGAGAACCCTGAACAGCTTGCATCCATCTGGCGGAAACTAAGGAATCCTTCTTGCGAGCTCCCTCTTTTGGAACAGATGCGAGGTGGCGATGCCTATGTACAGATGGCTGTTGCAAATGCCAAG GCTATGGAGGCTAGTAACGAGTACGCTGCTTTGATGGAGGAGCGGTTGGCAAATTTCCCTACCAGGGAAGAGCTCGATGGCCAGCTTACTTTGATCCAACATTTGCGATCAAAGTTAAGTGCGTCGCAGGCGAGCGAGCAGCAGCGAGCGAAGGAGGTCGAAGACCTGAAGGTGCTATTAACGGCCAACACGGCGGAGAAGGTCGCGCTTGAGGAGGAGAAGGTCGCGCTTGAGGGGGACCTTGAATCGTTGAAGGCGAAGTTCAAACGAGACGCTGAGTTACGAGACAAAGCAGCTCGGAGGAAGAAGCGAGCTGCCTGTCGGTTGGTAGCCAAGGGTTACGACGCTGCTCTTTATACGGCGAGGGGGACTATCCGGAGGAGGAAAGCCGAAAGCGCTGCGAAGATACGCTTGCAGGAGGTTCGTGCGAAAATCGAGGCTTTGACCGAGTACGGGGAAGACGGCTTTGAGCTCGAGGAGGAGCTGGATCGTCTTAAGGGCCTAGAGACGTCGATGGAGATTGATTATGGCCTGGCGGTAGTGTCGGACGACTCTCTCAGGGGTCTCGACCTTCCTCAGGTCTCTGATGATTCCGTTAATCTAGGAGGTTAA